The following are from one region of the Acidobacteriota bacterium genome:
- a CDS encoding alpha/beta hydrolase has protein sequence MKFKITFLLGLFFVLLSSAHAQKVIRLYEGAAPGSETWTHKEKEYFSPIWNTQVVTNVVHPTLTVYLPDAKTATQTGVIICPGGGFHALSINSEGIDVARWLSSRGIAAFVLKYRLVPTGEDGVKEFMEKMNKGQRFDTDPAISMGIADGIAAVAYVRKHAEEFGIAANRIGIMGFSAGGTVTAAVAFQYSKDSRPDFVAPIYPYMGAVKPAEVPADAPPLFVLAATDDQLGLAPHSVQLYGKWTAAKKTAEIHLYSKGGHGFGMRKQNIPSDRWIERFGEWLQVQGLMKPLH, from the coding sequence ATGAAATTTAAAATCACATTTCTCTTAGGACTGTTTTTTGTTCTGTTGAGTTCGGCACACGCGCAAAAAGTTATTCGCTTATATGAAGGCGCTGCGCCCGGCTCCGAAACCTGGACACACAAAGAGAAAGAATATTTCTCGCCTATCTGGAATACCCAAGTCGTTACCAACGTTGTGCATCCTACGCTTACGGTCTATCTGCCTGATGCCAAAACGGCTACGCAAACCGGTGTGATTATCTGTCCGGGAGGCGGTTTTCACGCGCTTTCCATCAACAGCGAAGGCATCGATGTTGCCAGGTGGTTAAGCAGCAGAGGCATTGCCGCCTTTGTCTTGAAATATCGTCTGGTGCCAACCGGCGAAGATGGCGTCAAAGAGTTCATGGAAAAGATGAATAAAGGACAACGGTTTGATACCGACCCGGCAATTTCCATGGGAATCGCTGATGGCATTGCGGCAGTCGCTTATGTGCGAAAACACGCGGAGGAATTCGGTATCGCTGCGAATCGCATTGGCATCATGGGATTTTCAGCAGGCGGCACGGTGACCGCAGCCGTTGCCTTTCAATATTCAAAAGACAGCCGCCCGGATTTCGTCGCGCCGATTTATCCGTATATGGGCGCGGTCAAACCCGCAGAAGTTCCCGCAGACGCGCCGCCGCTTTTTGTGTTAGCGGCAACCGATGATCAACTCGGTCTTGCGCCCCATAGCGTTCAACTTTATGGCAAATGGACTGCCGCAAAAAAAACTGCCGAAATTCACCTCTATTCAAAAGGCGGTCACGGGTTTGGCATGCGCAAACAAAATATCCCTTCTGACCGGTGGATTGAACGGTTCGGTGAATGGTTACAGGTGCAAGGCTTGATGAAACCGCTTCATTGA
- a CDS encoding glycoside hydrolase family 78 protein, with translation MTKKMLRSRYSLLIAWCLIFSTVANGLLLANQGSSAAQIKVVHLRTEYKENPIGIDARNPRLSWQLQTAGRGVTQSAYQLRVARSERDLRSGNNLVWDSGKVNSDESIHRVYEGTPLKSGERYLWQVRIWDGSGKASDWSEVGFWEMGLLSPTDWLANWIEPDIAEEAKKSQPAPMLRREFKVGGAIDRARVYVTSRGLYEMQLNGQRVGDEVFTPGWTSYKKRLQYQTYDVTALLKNGDNAVGVMLGDGWYRGFIGFSGQRNVYGDKLALLCQIKITYKDGREEIIASDDKWKATTGAILLSEIYHGETYDARLEKGNWTNAQFDDQQWAKVKIASYQKDNLIAPAGPPVRKVLEIKPVKIIKTPAGDSVVDMGQNMVGWVRLKVQGAAGSTVTLRHSEVLDKQGNFYTENLRPAKQLIQYTLKGGGVETFEPHFTFQGFRYVAVGGFPGELTLDNVTGIVIHSDMKPTSEFETSSQLINQLQHNIIWGQKGNFLDVPTDCPQRDERLGWTGDAQVFSRTAAFNMDVAGFFTKWLKDVAADQFDNGSVPYVIPDVLSNPNRQAAGSAAWADAAVIIPFTVYLSYGDKRILEEQYASMTKWIAYMKNRAGDDYIWDGDFHFGDWLAFASTASDYPGATTGKDFIATAFFAYSTSLVQRAAEILGKRDDAAKYAELFNNVKAAFNREFVTATGRVGENTQTAYALALQFDLLPENLRPVAAKRLAQEIRARKHLTTGFVGTPYLCHVLTRYGYLNEAYMLLNREQYPSWLYPVKQGATTIWERWDGIKPDGSFQDKGMNSFNHYAYGAIGEWMYRVMAGIEIDPTMPGYKHTLIQPQPGGNFTNVKASHQTMYGKVSSAWTLKDGQFELGVEVPANTRATVRLPKAQLANLKESGQAIGKGNGITDIRQDGESVVIEVGSGQYRFAYPMATAN, from the coding sequence ATGACCAAAAAAATGCTGCGCTCAAGGTATTCGCTTTTAATTGCCTGGTGTTTGATTTTTTCTACTGTCGCGAACGGTTTACTGTTGGCGAATCAAGGAAGTAGTGCTGCGCAAATCAAAGTTGTTCATTTACGAACCGAGTATAAAGAAAATCCGATAGGCATTGATGCGCGCAACCCGCGTTTAAGTTGGCAACTGCAAACGGCAGGTCGCGGCGTCACGCAATCGGCGTATCAACTTCGCGTGGCGCGCAGTGAGCGCGATTTGCGAAGCGGCAATAATCTGGTTTGGGATTCCGGGAAAGTCAACTCCGACGAATCCATTCATCGCGTCTATGAAGGCACGCCCTTGAAATCCGGTGAGCGTTATTTGTGGCAAGTGCGCATCTGGGACGGAAGCGGAAAAGCATCGGACTGGAGCGAAGTCGGATTCTGGGAAATGGGATTGCTCAGTCCTACGGATTGGTTGGCGAATTGGATAGAGCCTGACATTGCAGAAGAAGCGAAAAAATCGCAACCCGCACCGATGCTTCGCCGCGAGTTTAAAGTCGGTGGCGCGATTGACCGGGCGCGGGTTTATGTGACGAGTCGCGGACTTTATGAAATGCAGTTGAACGGTCAGCGCGTCGGCGATGAAGTGTTTACGCCCGGTTGGACAAGTTATAAAAAACGCCTGCAATATCAGACCTATGATGTGACCGCGCTTTTAAAAAACGGAGACAATGCCGTAGGCGTCATGCTTGGCGATGGGTGGTATCGCGGCTTCATAGGTTTTTCCGGGCAACGCAATGTTTACGGCGATAAACTCGCGCTGCTTTGTCAGATTAAAATCACTTACAAAGATGGGCGCGAAGAAATCATTGCAAGCGACGACAAATGGAAAGCGACGACCGGCGCTATCTTGCTTTCGGAAATCTATCACGGCGAAACCTATGATGCGCGACTCGAAAAAGGCAATTGGACGAATGCTCAATTTGATGACCAGCAATGGGCAAAGGTCAAAATTGCCAGTTACCAGAAAGATAATCTCATCGCGCCTGCGGGACCTCCCGTAAGAAAAGTTCTGGAAATCAAACCTGTCAAAATTATCAAAACCCCTGCGGGCGATTCCGTCGTTGATATGGGACAAAATATGGTCGGCTGGGTACGTTTGAAAGTTCAAGGCGCTGCGGGTTCGACCGTCACCCTTCGCCATTCCGAAGTGCTCGATAAACAGGGGAATTTTTATACCGAAAATCTTCGCCCCGCAAAACAGTTGATTCAATACACCCTCAAAGGCGGCGGCGTGGAAACCTTCGAGCCACATTTCACCTTTCAAGGTTTTCGTTATGTCGCGGTCGGTGGTTTTCCCGGAGAACTGACGCTTGATAACGTAACCGGCATCGTCATTCATTCGGATATGAAACCGACGAGCGAATTTGAAACCTCAAGCCAACTCATCAATCAATTGCAACACAACATCATCTGGGGACAGAAAGGCAATTTCCTGGATGTGCCCACCGATTGTCCGCAACGCGATGAGCGATTGGGATGGACGGGCGATGCGCAAGTCTTTTCTCGCACAGCCGCTTTCAACATGGATGTCGCGGGATTTTTCACCAAGTGGTTGAAAGATGTCGCCGCAGACCAATTCGATAATGGCAGTGTTCCTTATGTTATCCCCGATGTGTTGAGCAATCCAAACAGGCAAGCCGCAGGGTCAGCGGCGTGGGCAGATGCGGCGGTGATTATTCCCTTTACGGTTTATCTCAGTTATGGCGATAAACGCATTCTTGAAGAACAATACGCCAGTATGACCAAATGGATTGCTTATATGAAAAATCGCGCCGGTGATGATTACATCTGGGATGGCGATTTTCATTTCGGCGATTGGCTCGCTTTTGCATCAACGGCATCGGATTATCCCGGCGCTACCACCGGCAAAGATTTTATCGCAACAGCTTTCTTTGCCTATTCGACAAGTCTCGTACAACGCGCCGCAGAGATTCTCGGAAAGCGTGATGACGCGGCAAAGTACGCCGAATTATTTAACAACGTCAAAGCCGCATTCAATCGTGAATTCGTTACTGCAACCGGTAGAGTCGGCGAAAACACCCAGACCGCTTATGCCCTGGCTTTGCAGTTCGATTTATTGCCCGAAAATTTAAGACCGGTAGCCGCAAAACGACTGGCGCAGGAAATTCGCGCGCGCAAACATCTCACCACAGGTTTTGTCGGTACGCCGTATCTCTGCCATGTGCTGACGCGCTATGGTTATTTGAACGAAGCCTATATGCTGCTCAATCGCGAACAGTATCCATCCTGGCTTTATCCTGTGAAACAAGGCGCGACGACGATTTGGGAACGTTGGGACGGCATTAAACCGGATGGGTCATTTCAGGATAAAGGAATGAATTCGTTCAATCATTATGCCTACGGCGCGATTGGCGAATGGATGTATCGCGTGATGGCAGGCATTGAAATAGACCCGACAATGCCCGGGTATAAACACACGCTCATTCAACCGCAACCCGGTGGCAATTTCACCAATGTCAAAGCCAGCCATCAGACGATGTATGGCAAAGTGAGTTCCGCGTGGACATTGAAAGATGGGCAATTTGAACTGGGTGTCGAAGTTCCCGCCAACACTCGCGCCACTGTGCGTTTGCCGAAAGCCCAACTCGCAAACCTTAAAGAATCCGGTCAGGCTATCGGTAAAGGAAATGGCATAACCGATATTCGACAGGATGGTGAGAGCGTGGTTATCGAAGTCGGGTCGGGTCAATATCGTTTCGCGTATCCGATGGCAACCGCAAATTGA
- a CDS encoding bifunctional rhamnulose-1-phosphate aldolase/short-chain dehydrogenase: MSNQEKHFQFVKYLWQDEVAEKLSGIERLVYRSNKLGEDLTLTNTGGGNTSAKLMETDPLTGESVEVLWVKGSGGDLRTAKSDGFASLYLDKIRAMKPLYLNHPERGAKTAIEDAMYPMYSHCVFNLNPRACSIDTPLHTLVPFTHVDHLHPNAVIAIAASVSQEKLCKTIYGDEVIYVPWQRPGFDIGLQIEQLIKDNPQAKGVLLGHHGMSSWSNDDKNCYETALEIIDRAARFIEAHDQGAQTFGGQKYQPLDDETRRQFIVNIVPFLRGQVAVYKRFVGTVQDDEKMLRFVNSHEARRLAELGTSCPDHFLRTKIKPFFVDWNPESGDLNQLKNQIKEGLIQYRKDYEAYYHRCKRPDSPAMRDPNPTVVLIPGLGMIAWGKNKSESRVTAEFYNCAIEVMRGAEAIDSYEAMEQQEAFDIEYWLLEEAKLKRLPPEKELDRQIIVVVGAGAGIGKATAQRLVKDGAHIVCVDLDESAARQTAQEIIAKYGEGIGVAGTGISNCGTAIGLTCDITNRESVRRMFENVLLAYGGLDAVVVTAGIFVPPDKSGRIEDNRWAQTFNINVTGAYIVADEAYKIFQQQNLSGNIVLTTSANAVVAKKGSLAYDASKAAANHLVRELAIEMSPLVRVNAVAPATVVKGSTMFPRDRVIASLAKYAIEFNEEENTEALREKLAAFYAKRSLTQTPIEPEDQAEAIFLLVSKRLAKTTGHIIPVDGGLQDGFFR; the protein is encoded by the coding sequence GTGAGTAATCAGGAAAAACATTTTCAATTTGTAAAATATTTATGGCAGGACGAAGTTGCGGAAAAATTATCCGGCATCGAACGCCTGGTCTATCGCTCGAATAAACTGGGCGAAGATTTGACGCTTACCAATACCGGCGGCGGCAACACCTCAGCGAAACTGATGGAAACCGACCCGCTCACCGGCGAAAGCGTCGAAGTCCTTTGGGTCAAAGGTTCGGGCGGCGATTTGCGCACTGCAAAAAGCGATGGTTTCGCTTCGCTCTACCTCGACAAAATTCGCGCCATGAAACCGCTCTATCTCAATCACCCTGAGCGCGGCGCGAAGACTGCAATCGAAGATGCGATGTATCCGATGTACAGCCATTGCGTTTTCAATCTCAACCCACGCGCCTGTTCGATTGACACGCCACTGCATACACTCGTGCCGTTTACGCACGTTGACCATTTACATCCAAACGCGGTGATTGCCATTGCCGCATCAGTAAGTCAAGAGAAGTTGTGTAAAACGATTTATGGCGACGAAGTGATCTATGTGCCGTGGCAACGACCGGGCTTTGATATTGGTCTGCAAATCGAACAGTTGATTAAAGACAACCCGCAAGCCAAAGGCGTTCTGCTCGGACATCACGGCATGAGTTCGTGGAGCAACGACGATAAAAACTGTTATGAAACGGCGCTTGAAATCATTGACCGCGCCGCGCGATTTATCGAAGCTCACGACCAAGGCGCGCAAACCTTCGGCGGGCAGAAATATCAACCGCTTGATGATGAAACGAGAAGGCAGTTCATCGTCAACATCGTTCCATTTTTGCGCGGACAGGTTGCGGTTTATAAACGCTTTGTCGGCACCGTGCAGGACGATGAAAAGATGTTGCGCTTTGTCAACAGCCACGAGGCGCGGCGGCTTGCGGAACTTGGCACCTCTTGCCCGGATCATTTTTTGCGCACCAAAATCAAACCATTTTTTGTTGATTGGAATCCTGAAAGCGGCGACCTCAATCAATTAAAAAATCAAATCAAAGAAGGGCTGATTCAATATCGCAAAGATTATGAAGCTTACTACCATCGTTGCAAACGTCCCGATTCACCGGCGATGCGCGACCCCAATCCAACGGTTGTATTGATTCCCGGACTTGGCATGATTGCCTGGGGCAAAAATAAAAGTGAATCGCGAGTGACCGCTGAATTTTATAATTGCGCCATCGAAGTGATGCGCGGTGCAGAAGCCATTGACAGTTACGAAGCGATGGAACAACAAGAGGCTTTCGATATCGAATACTGGTTACTCGAAGAAGCGAAACTCAAACGCCTGCCACCTGAAAAAGAACTCGACCGGCAAATCATCGTCGTCGTTGGCGCGGGCGCAGGCATCGGCAAAGCCACAGCGCAGCGTTTGGTTAAAGACGGCGCGCATATTGTCTGTGTTGATTTGGACGAATCGGCAGCCCGACAGACGGCGCAGGAAATCATCGCCAAATACGGCGAAGGCATAGGGGTTGCCGGAACCGGAATCAGCAATTGTGGCACGGCGATAGGCTTGACGTGCGACATTACCAATCGCGAGAGCGTGCGACGAATGTTTGAAAATGTACTGCTTGCTTATGGCGGTCTGGACGCAGTGGTCGTGACCGCAGGGATTTTCGTGCCGCCCGATAAATCGGGTCGCATCGAAGATAATCGTTGGGCACAAACTTTCAATATCAATGTGACCGGAGCTTACATCGTTGCCGATGAAGCCTACAAAATTTTTCAGCAACAAAATCTTTCAGGCAACATCGTGCTGACGACCAGCGCCAATGCCGTGGTCGCGAAAAAAGGCAGTCTTGCATATGACGCCAGCAAAGCCGCAGCGAACCATCTGGTAAGAGAACTGGCGATTGAGATGTCGCCACTGGTTCGCGTCAATGCGGTGGCTCCGGCAACGGTCGTCAAAGGCAGCACCATGTTTCCGCGTGACCGGGTGATTGCTTCGCTTGCAAAATACGCCATCGAGTTTAACGAAGAAGAAAACACCGAAGCGTTGCGCGAAAAACTGGCAGCCTTTTATGCCAAGCGGTCGCTTACGCAAACCCCCATCGAACCCGAAGACCAGGCTGAAGCGATTTTTCTGCTGGTATCAAAACGACTGGCAAAAACCACAGGACACATCATCCCGGTTGATGGCGGGTTGCAGGATGGTTTTTTTCGATAG